Proteins co-encoded in one Atribacterota bacterium genomic window:
- a CDS encoding ECF transporter S component: protein MSVRHISHYSIFIALAVITGYLIHFPILPQAPFLLYDPGHVFLLIAAFKFGPRAGMLMTLVYAVIFALITGQGGPYGALMNFLSTSAFVLISSWVYLKQHNKNGAIIGLTLGVLAMTIIMLPANLIITPLYLGVNREMVLQLMLPAIIPFNLLKGLISSVLTLLVYKKISIFLNQEEIVPR from the coding sequence ATGAGTGTTAGACACATCAGTCATTATTCAATCTTTATCGCCCTGGCGGTAATTACCGGATATTTAATACATTTTCCAATTTTACCCCAGGCACCGTTTTTGTTATATGATCCGGGTCATGTTTTTTTATTGATTGCTGCTTTTAAATTTGGACCAAGAGCTGGAATGCTTATGACTTTGGTTTATGCTGTAATTTTTGCCCTGATTACTGGCCAGGGTGGACCTTATGGAGCACTAATGAATTTTTTGTCTACCAGCGCTTTCGTTTTGATATCTTCATGGGTTTATTTAAAACAACATAATAAAAATGGGGCAATTATCGGTTTAACCTTGGGGGTATTAGCCATGACTATTATAATGTTACCAGCCAATCTTATCATCACTCCTTTGTATCTGGGAGTTAACAGGGAAATGGTATTACAGCTAATGTTGCCTGCCATAATTCCCTTTAACTTACTAAAAGGTTTAATTAGCAGTGTATTAACTTTACTGGTATATAAAAAGATTTCAATTTTCTTAAACCAAGAAGAAATTGTACCAAGATAA
- a CDS encoding P1 family peptidase, with amino-acid sequence MHIGNPLVRPDCEMGYQACLNASNKPVTEGSIGAGTGATVGKYYGISNCMKGGIGSAIIKIADLIVGALAVVNSFGDILNPETSEIIAGTLDNEKKSLLIQIGC; translated from the coding sequence TTGCATATCGGTAATCCCTTAGTCAGACCTGATTGCGAAATGGGATACCAGGCTTGTCTTAATGCTAGTAATAAACCGGTAACAGAAGGCAGTATTGGTGCGGGAACAGGAGCTACTGTAGGAAAATATTATGGAATTTCTAATTGTATGAAAGGTGGAATAGGTTCTGCAATTATCAAAATAGCTGATTTGATTGTAGGTGCGCTGGCAGTAGTTAACTCCTTTGGAGATATCCTGAATCCAGAAACCAGCGAAATCATTGCTGGCACTTTAGATAATGAAAAGAAATCTTTGCTAATACAAATAGGTTGTTAA